The following proteins are encoded in a genomic region of Burkholderia stabilis:
- a CDS encoding porin produces MGTKKTIIALGIALLPAWSYAQSSVTLYGTLDTGLLFTSKTLNSTTGTNGGKQVALINGGLEPSNFGLFGQEDLGGGLKATFRLESGVSVVNGGFDNSNGNLFGRQAWLALDGNFGQLKAGVQYSPFVLAIYEADPRNAGQFGTAFSVYGANTFVGSFNPNAITYTSPKFAGFSASAMYAFGGIPGDYRAAQQYSISARYEFRGLVVNAAMYDSSSARNSAGLTIFQQPFLGRMLGLSYHFGTFAVKGSFTSYKLPTTVAGGVTNGGTNNVWNLGFDYYPLPQLDINSGVWYIRDPQDSNNHSLIGALTTRYFLSKATSLYAEVGAANNHGRQKFGLSIDNALYGAPGTTIGAIIGINKRF; encoded by the coding sequence TTGGGCACGAAGAAAACGATAATTGCGCTTGGCATTGCGCTCCTGCCTGCATGGTCGTATGCGCAAAGCAGCGTCACGCTTTACGGCACGCTCGATACGGGCCTGCTGTTCACCAGCAAGACGCTCAACTCGACGACCGGCACGAACGGCGGCAAGCAGGTCGCCCTCATCAACGGCGGGCTGGAGCCCTCCAATTTCGGCCTGTTCGGGCAGGAAGACCTGGGCGGCGGACTGAAGGCGACCTTCAGGCTGGAAAGCGGCGTGAGCGTCGTCAACGGCGGCTTCGACAACAGCAACGGCAACTTATTCGGCCGTCAGGCATGGCTGGCCCTCGACGGCAACTTCGGCCAACTGAAGGCCGGCGTGCAGTACTCGCCGTTCGTGCTGGCGATCTACGAGGCGGACCCGCGCAACGCCGGCCAGTTCGGCACGGCGTTTTCCGTCTACGGCGCCAATACGTTCGTCGGCAGTTTCAATCCGAATGCGATCACCTATACGAGCCCGAAGTTCGCCGGGTTTTCCGCCAGCGCAATGTATGCGTTCGGCGGCATACCGGGCGACTACCGCGCGGCGCAGCAGTATTCGATCAGCGCGCGCTACGAGTTTCGCGGGCTGGTCGTGAACGCCGCGATGTACGACTCGAGTTCGGCCAGGAATTCCGCGGGGCTGACGATCTTCCAGCAGCCGTTCCTGGGCCGGATGCTCGGGCTCAGCTACCACTTCGGTACGTTCGCGGTGAAGGGTTCGTTCACCAGCTACAAGCTGCCGACGACGGTTGCCGGCGGTGTAACGAACGGCGGCACCAACAACGTCTGGAATCTCGGGTTCGATTACTATCCGCTGCCGCAGCTCGATATCAACTCGGGCGTGTGGTACATCCGCGATCCGCAGGATTCGAACAATCACTCGCTGATCGGTGCGCTGACGACGCGCTATTTCTTGTCGAAGGCGACCTCGCTGTATGCGGAGGTCGGCGCGGCGAACAACCACGGCCGGCAAAAATTCGGGCTGTCGATCGACAACGCGCTGTACGGCGCGCCGGGCACGACCATCGGCGCGATCATCGGGATCAACAAGCGGTTCTAA